One window of Uloborus diversus isolate 005 chromosome 3, Udiv.v.3.1, whole genome shotgun sequence genomic DNA carries:
- the LOC129218704 gene encoding uncharacterized protein LOC129218704 translates to MDGIGSFIWFTLVIVGILLSSLAMISMGAACWDYCEVVPAIAQYLVIAGSIFFCILILLLLLTFCICTSSGEPKVNGSMKITLCISVTIMYILVVAGSTVLFVHSSEEDNKCLRNLTKTDDFNSTAPRTADFCSTTLLVFTHSVLMLLHFLLFFSILVTFYTGNR, encoded by the exons GTATTCTTTTGTCATCCCTTGCAATGATTAGCATGG GTGCCGCTTGTTGGGACTACTGTGAAGTTGTTCCAGCTATTGCTCAATATCTAGTCATTGCTGGatcaattttcttttgcatactcATCCTGTTGTTGCTTTTGACATTTTGTATATGTACTTCATCGGGAGAACCAAAAGTCAATGGTTCTATGAAAATTACTTTGTGCATTTCTGTTACCATCATGTATATACTAGTCGTTGCAG GTTCAACTGTTTTATTTGTACACTCATCAGAGGAGGACAATAAGTGCCTGCGGAATTTGACAAAGACTGATGATTTCAATAGCACTGCGCCGAGGACTGCTGATTTTTGCAGCACGACCCTTTTAGTATTCACACATAGCGTTCTTATGttgcttcattttcttcttttcttttcaatactTGTTACATTTTACACCGGAAACAGGTGA